The Lepeophtheirus salmonis chromosome 2, UVic_Lsal_1.4, whole genome shotgun sequence region atccataccttaaaaaaactttgagacacggagaatcgatcttgttgtatgaagaaaaaaatcaactctcCTTCCAAGGCgtaggaatctggtctgatcagaattaaacatttCCTTACGGACGTAACTCAAAAATCTgaacttcttttattttatgtgtaaaGTCTGACATAAATacctttttatgattttttttctaagcgggacgtacatcacacacagatataaataattttaatactatgtaagattattgaatttataaaaaaaaattcaaaaaaatgagctTGTTTGAATTTTCTGGTAAGAAACATAGACCGATAAGTAGTCAAAATATCACCAGGTGTCGAAAAAACTATTTCGCTTGATACAGATATAGATGTGGTTGAGAGATATAAtgaagctaacttggaaacattgtaaatttatttaaattatccttccACCATACACCTGGGGTTTCGTCAACTGGGatgaattttatgattttgtaagtcattatctctttttctatttcttttagaTAATTGTCTATTTCTTTTGACTCAAGATTCGTAGGTATCAtagctatatatgtataaagcgCACACTATAGTTACGATGctaaatatatgttcaattcTGTTCCCATGAACCAAATTGGACAAACCGAATTAAAAATTCTTGAAGGACACCTTATCAATTAACATCATTATCCACAGTTATTTGTGTCTTTGGGTGTGTGCCCTGTAtagaggcacacaataatgggaGTAAGGCGTTTGGATTCGGAGGCCATATACTTTATCTTttacagttttgtcagctaaatctgatgagcactCAGGTTTGCCGAAATATTGAGGTCTAATCTTGTTGCAGATTTAAATTTTCGTCAGTTTTCATTTTACAATTACTCTGATACacggttaatagaaatactaggtTAGACCAtgatgtaatcgggcttgcgagaactttcaatttgatgtCACAGAGCATATACATATAGAGGTCTAGCTATAAGAAAGCGCTAGTGGAAAATCTGGGACATTACCACCACAAATCTTCAGTGTGTATCAACAAGACggataagtaaataaatcttcaaaaaattaaatattttaacgatCATTAATTAGGTAAGTAGGTTCTAATAAACTTCAAGCCCCTTAAAAGACACTTTAATATTGCTTCCACATTTTAATGCCTTGATAAAACATTTCTCTACTTCAATAAAGAAGACTTAGCTCATATACTTTTCATTGTCATTAATCCAAAATGAAAACGGCCGAGGGAACTTATTTTGCTGCGATAAATTATTCCAACAATTGGAAAGCCAACCGTTTGCATTTCTTTAGATTTCTTCTTAACGATAATATCTGCAAAAGATGGATTCAGAATTCTCGTCGAGCCAATTTAAGAGGTAGGTCGAGGGAGTCATGCAACGTTAGTCTTTGACTTTGTGATAAGCATTTAGAGGACTGAATATTCATGAGTGCTGcatcaaaacaaagaaaaagaagattgatACCTAATGCAATTCCCACTATGTTCGATGTACCAAATCCTCCCCCAAAAGTAACTCCTCAACGCCGTCTTTTTCTACGACATATTCAAGATTTCTATTCGTTTGACTTTACTTGAAAGACATTCAGTAGGTATGATTATGATATTTACTTATAAGAAGACTTAAAAATTATAGGtctttaaaagacatttttttttgcagataacATTTGCATGGATGTCTCTACAGTCTCTGCACCCGGTAAATCCAGAGAATTTCTCTAATACTAAAACTCAGACAACATATCAATCTAAAAAATGGGTCGATAAAAAGATTGCAGCAGGAAGAAAAGGCTAAACTCTTCACACCTCCGACAAAATTGAAACGCATAATCTCTTCTAAACTGCAACATTTCCTTATATCTATTCAGCTCGGTGATACAGTCGAAAAGATCGAATGCTCCTATACAACTAAATTCAAAACTGTTGCTGTCAGCGGCTACTACAAAAGTTCATCGTACTACAGATATCTTTCGGCAAAGTTCAAACTACCTGCTGTTTCATCAATACAGGCCTGAATATCAAAGTTCCACATGAATGAGGGGTTCTGTCCTAATTTGCTAAGGCTATTGGCATTGAGATGTAACACTTTGGACGAAAAGGATCGAGTGAGCAACTTAATCGTAGATGAGATATCATGGAgcaaatttgtacattttgacACTACAGAGAATCAAGCATTAGAATATTTTACTGGATATTGTTTTAGAAATCTCAACAAGTTACATGCTGCTTCTTGAGAGACATGCAGTTAACTAGGCATAAAGCTAACAGTGTTTAcaactgaaaaaaatttcaaatattaaatttaagaaaaaatttgaaaaattatgtttcaaatattatatatttttttttaaattctgaaagTAAATTTAGTCTTAAATTTcttggagaaaatttcaaaaattcacatctgttcacaaaaaattaaattaaacgtaGATTATGCGTTTTTAACGTCTTGTGGGACCTTGactctcaaaattaaatagtatcttattgtttatctttataaatataaagtagagtttgtgtgtgtttccATTATGGGTGCCTACATCGTTGAACATAGGTGGATGACATTTTgtcttatattaatatgttttacaaaacatgtatgctataatttttacttattgctaTTCTTTAATTCACCAACgtcatattatgtaataaaatggcaaattagataatatacataaagcaTAATAGTAACACAAGCTAGGAATGTATATAGGTTTCCTTTTATAAGCTTAAATACAGATGGTTAATTATTactaaggttttttttgtagagaaaaacctGAAGGCattgaaattaaaatccttACAAATTTTTATCCTTTCAAGCTATtaacttgaaatttttgtaatatgtaaaacgacttaatgaaatatcatattttatttaaaaaatctaaaatgaaATGCATCTGttacttcaaatatacatttggACCTTGAGGAAATCAAGatatcaaataattgaaaaactcTTAGTTAGATGTTTTTGAAACTTGTCAGAATCGAaagtttaaactaaaatataaaaagcttGTAATGGTTTTAGGatgtatttcaaaatcaatatcGCTGTTTTTCAtagcgtatatatatatatatattgaattaataactatatactaattttaaatataaagataaattggCTCCCCTAGTACAAGTTTCAAACTCATAACCATGGACTGaaggtaaatattataaattatctaaaaaatccGACCAGAGAAGAGATAATATctcaagttatatttttgaacacCAAACACGCACAAAAATGccaattatatattaaggaaGTACTGACATTAATTAATAGAGATTAAGACGAGCACAAAAATCCATTATCATCTTTTGGTTAAAACATCTtgatataaaactttaaaaaatatcaaatataacacattttcatagactttaaaataaatatatattaagtattcatATGAGTAAGGGTATAGGGGCCATTTTAAcagaatattcatttattttcatttaaggaATGATATAAAGCCTCAATTTTCTTAGTTATTCCTCGTATTAGGGAGCCGTCTTCGTTATATTCACcggtttttaatattatttctttttcacgACTAAGCCTCTGTATTTGTTTACTGATATCATCGCTCGATGATGATTTGTCTTTTTCCAGAGAAGTGCATTCATTACACCGAACACGTTTGACAGGAATGGTATCAAGTTCCTTATGTTTGTCGACCACCTAAAAAAACAAGGACATCGtattaaaaatctatacatAAATTCTCACTTACTATTTGATTGCCAGCTATTCTACTATTAGCTATTCTTAGTAGAGTATTAAGTTCAGATACTTTATCAGTATATTCAGAGATTTCTACGTCCCGTTTCTTCAGCTCAACACAAATCTTTGAGTTATCCTCCTTCTCCCTCTTAAGGTCATTTtctaatagttttattattcgGTCTTTTTTAGCTAAACTATCCTTTAAAATGCTTATCTCCTTTTcgaattcttttattttttttaagagccTTTGGATTTCTTGACTCAGATCCTCGTTTTGTTTATTCGCTTCTTTATGTCTTTTAGTAAACTTGCTGGACTCAGACGTAAGCCTGCTTCTCAGCTCGTGTATTGCTTTATCTTTCTCTTCGAGAGTGTTACTTAAAGTCCTTTGATTCTCAAGAGAGTCTTGAATAGTCTTCTGAAAATGACTGAATTTTTGCAACTCGGCCTCAATCGAAGAACACCTTTCCGATTCATGTTTTTCCCATTGCAATTGATATTGCTCTTCAAGTAAAGCCGACTgtaagaaaagaataaaagttttatgatATGTTAAGTTGGATTATGTTTATATTCACCTGTTTGCGACTCCATTCACATAAGCTTTGTCCTTTTCAGTTTCGAACGGAGTATGTTTATTTCCATTCTCACCATCATTCGAATCTACTAAAAGTGATACACTACTCGATAAGGACCCAATTcttcttttacataaatttaccACAGGTGAGgtaatttcgatttttttagaCTTGCTAGACGTGGATTGACTATGAAAAAGATTAAACAACTCAATAACAGATTCTCCAATAACTTGAAGGTTCTTATTCACGTCTAATACTTTCAcgactaaattattattttttaagatttcgAGACAAACAGAAGGCTTAactttaaaagcaaatttgcaAATCCCATATGGTACAAATTTCCGTGTATGTGGttcaattgaaaattcaaaggaGTCCACCACTGTATCTTTGATCAACGGTGCGTATTTATAACGAAGTCTAATATTCCTTGCAGGAAGGGAGTCAAATTCAATAGTTTCTAAATGAACGGATAAACTATAGGATACTTCTATATCTTTAGAAGTATTTGGTTGAGAGTTCATTGGATTTTCTATTTGAGATGTACTATACACGTCAGATTCACTTACTGGAAAAACATCACAACTTGAATGAGTATTTTCTGACGCACCATCATCcgtatttcttaaattaatattatctgatACAACACCCCCATCCGAATTTGACAAATTAGTATTTTCTAATGCGGATTCAGCATTTTCCATATTAACAAGAGAAATAGAAATCCCTAAAGATGCATCTTCActattatcaaaagaaaatactCTACTGGACTCAAGTATCTTTTTTTGAGTCAAATTTTCGACAGTCAATCCCAAAAATTCAaccagagaaaaataaattttagcgAGGACAAACTTTTTGGAACATACACAAACACAGAATGGAGATCCATTTGTAAAGTATTGTACTATATCTGGAAATGAGGAGTGTACTTTTATAACAGCTTCTTCAACATTGAAAAAGGGATCTTTGAGATCTGTGAAAGcctttgtcataattttttctccaaaaatgttataggaaaaaaagaataatctttCTTCCTCTT contains the following coding sequences:
- the LOC121113505 gene encoding uncharacterized protein — encoded protein: MINVTMEEEYVIILSIIGLRGLPTCISQSGPRKYKLIANLKERKHETKEVSSSSSTCLEFAEDLAWTTDRNTYHTLRSRKVPIRITVFERDVKVGALVLDLRETFPLPDQTTPEDFFESKSKWSRLLGSKKDPTLNDSPSLQWLLTLRTKPKEDSMSEKSILSIPSSNVKIALNERGGFFVIGSNPIQVFHLKIEIYFASNLHLAVNKELLDQEEEERLFFFSYNIFGEKIMTKAFTDLKDPFFNVEEAVIKVHSSFPDIVQYFTNGSPFCVCVCSKKFVLAKIYFSLVEFLGLTVENLTQKKILESSRVFSFDNSEDASLGISISLVNMENAESALENTNLSNSDGGVVSDNINLRNTDDGASENTHSSCDVFPVSESDVYSTSQIENPMNSQPNTSKDIEVSYSLSVHLETIEFDSLPARNIRLRYKYAPLIKDTVVDSFEFSIEPHTRKFVPYGICKFAFKVKPSVCLEILKNNNLVVKVLDVNKNLQVIGESVIELFNLFHSQSTSSKSKKIEITSPVVNLCKRRIGSLSSSVSLLVDSNDGENGNKHTPFETEKDKAYVNGVANSRLYLKSNINCNGKNMNRKGVLRLRPSCKNSVIFRRLFKTLLRIKGL